The DNA sequence TAGGTGTAGAGTTCGAAGATAAAGGTTGTGGTTTTTTTGGCTGTGTGGCTAAAACAATGAGTAGAAAGGGGTAAAATAGGAGGGGCTGCTAAGTTAAAATGGTCGTTTATTATGGTTTTGATGGGAAATATGGATCTCCCACTAGCAGCAGTGGAACTGAGTCTTTTTGGCTGTCTGTTGGCTGAGTTTTAGATTACGGTTGCTAGAGACCAAAATTAATAATTGGAAGGCCACACGTGACtccaataattaattaaatatagcACATCAGCTAATATCTCACACATTTACATATAAAAGATGCCATACGAATTCCATGCCGGCCACTTACCTTGCTTCCTAGTTGTCCCAACATCATGGTAATGGTGCCAAACagtctcttttgtttttgttttttttttctttctcgaGGAGTACATGAGTTTTATAAGGCTTCCAACTCAATATAACTTTTGCAGAATTGAAATACATCAAGATGGATGACATAATGGTTATTTGATGGCTGATGCAATTGCATACACTGGTTATCTTAATTAGGTAGTACTGACATCTCAATTACTGCTGATTGTTGGCAAACATGCAGCCAAAGCATTCCATTTTCCTAATCAGTCACTGTAGCACTTCTATTGCATGCAGTACCCATACAATCCCCTAATTTGTAAGGATAATCTTTTCATGTGCAGGCACTTGAACAAAGGGTAGAGACATTAGAACGGGAGCTTGATGCTGCAATTACAGCTGCAGCTCGTGCTCGTGCAGAGAAGCGACAGGCTGAAGCAGCCCAACGAGCTGCTGAGTTACATGCACAAGAGGTTACAAGGGAGCTTGAGAACACCACAAGTATGCGATTCTCAACTATATTTGATTTCTATCTTATGGAACTTATGGATCTTGTCTAGCATCAAGACACCTATAATTCTCATTGGCCAACAAAATGACATAAAATAGCAGGGTCACAATATCACCGAGTGGTTTTTAGGATTTGGTTGACATATTTTGCAACTTCAAAGTTCCTAGTATACCATATCATGCCAGAGAGAAGTGGTTTCTCTNNNNNNNNNNNNNNNNNNNNNNNNNNNNNNNNNNNNNNNNNNNNNNNNNNNNNNNNNNNNNNNNNNNNNNNNNNNNNACCAAACGGTGTTCAGATATGTGGCTTGACTTGTTTCTAGGAATGATCATTGTGATAATACCAAAATCTAAAATATGTGGCTTGACTTGTTTCTAGGAATGATCATTGTGATAATACCAAAATCTAAAACCCAGTAATAGCAGTgagaaggaaaaataagaagaaaaaattggagaagaagaagagcgatCGTTTTTCCTGGCAGTCCCCCCCCCATCTCACTGtataaatcgaaccaaattacataaaaaggaaactagtcaTAGTCATAGTCTAACTAGGAAACAAATCTTTACCTTTTGGAAACAAATAAACCAAAAGCAAAAGTAGTTAATAACTAACTCTAACTTGCTGCCCAAGACGTAATACGATGGGGACATTCCTCCTTTTgtattcaacaacaacaacagtaaCAATAACGCCTTACCCCAACTATATGGggtcggccacatggatcctctctctctctctctttttattttttattttttaattaaccttacaacaacaaacaactcagccttttctcAACTGAttgaggtcggctacatggatttgtcaaagaagaagataaaataaagaaggggtaaaaggggaaaagataaagaaaagaagtgaTGTAGATCGATTTAAGTAGAAGAACGGCAAAAGGCTGGCCAAACCAACCCCCAATCGTCCCAAGCTGGTCCAACTATCCCAGGCCAGGATGGACAGCTGTAGAGCACTACTGATTTCAGTCTTGTGAGGAATTTTGTCTTATTCAAAGTCTTGGACAGCAAGGAAGGCTGTTACCAAATTGCAAGTTTCTTAAACAATTAATTTCCTTCTCTGCAACAGTGTTTAGGAagtcttttatttcctttttgagttTATTCTTCTTGTACAAGGAAGAACTCTTCTAgagattttctttcttattagtttcattttctatttatttcctttgtagtatgtttctattttaattctttttggCAAGTCTTAAGCCTATATAATGTAATGATCCTTGGGAGATCACACGCGATTTGAAGTAATAAAAACGTGTTTGTTTACAAACTGATTGTCTGTGAGATACAGTTGGGGTGAGAGGCCTTTgcgtgggtgagatgcctagggaagagtgagaaaCTCGACCCattatccttttcttctttccccttcctCTGTTGATACACTTGCAACTGTTGATACAGTTGGGGTAAGAGGCCTTTGAGTAGGTGAGGCATTGCTTTCTTACGCTGCTGATACACTTGCAATGGTGGAGGAGAGGATACAATTGGAACATCATCAAAAGGCATAAGGACCGGCCTAAGTGGTGTGCAATTACTTTCAATCTCAAGATTAGAACTAGGCACTTTAGGAACAAAATATGGAGTACTTCAAAGAAGGTAACATGGTGCACAATTACTATCAATCTCAAGATTAGAACCAGGCACATGAGGAACAAAATATGGAGTACTTCAAAGAAGGTAACATTGGCACTAAAAAATTGCTAATGAGTAATTGGGATTTTACATTTGTACCCTTTCTGGGTTTTAgaataatgaaggaaaatacACTTTACAGCCCTGAGAGACAACTTATCTACTTGAGGTTATAAAATATGAGCAAAGCAAACATAGCCAAAAACCCGAGGCGGCAAAGAAAACAAGGGTGTTCTGGGAAACATAATAGATAATGATGAATGGTTATTTAAAACATCTGATTGATCATTGATCAAATAACATGCAATGAGTATGGCTTCACACAAAAAATGTTTTGGAACATTCATATGTGATGCGGATTTGGGTTCCAAAActggaatcggatcgcttatgagCCCACAAGATTAATATATAgctaatgtagactaggataggggtctaaccaagtctcaactacAGGAACTTCTAAACAAAGAACAACTAGCAATTACCCATGGATAGGTAGCAATCAACAGACCAGAATAAAGGAAGAATTAATTCTCAGAAAATAAGAATTCAATCCCACACAGTCCTCCTTAAACTCAGATTATAAACCAGCAAATAGAGTTAATTCAGGTACAGAAATAGGCTTTTAACAGTGTATAACCAGAAGAGTATTCACTggaacaaaaaaggaaagaatctccctatcggttttggtttccacCACTACAGTCCAAAAAAGCAGAGATTTTAATTATCTCTGAGAAGGATGATCAGAACAGCCCCTCAGTAAGGTCGAGTGTCCCTTTGATAGGCAGGAAGGATCGACCAGAAATTCATCCACAATCAAGGGCAGTAGATGCTATAGGGAGCTGGGGTCGATTACTCAGTTTAGAGTATTTTCTGGGCAGAATCTGAAGTGTAAATACCTGATTTGTAGAACAGCAACAGCACCTTGTAAAtaaaacttgaagaagaaaaagaacacttgaaaggaacctctcgggcttcacaccgcaaagagtcaattggatcaaacaccaattccttcagccttgatcaaacagaagaccaccactttgatcacacacaaagcaaagaagagcaacAACAACATggttttttcattcataaatcgtTCCaggcttaatgggagcccttttctttatttataataatgatgtgggttacataaaatagaaactaactttagtttccaaaaactgaaattgaaacttacaaaatagatggtcctctagttactaaaactggaaatagaaactaagaatTAAAGTACTTAAactagaaactaaataaactggatttagaaactaaataataaactaaataaccccatcaatgcccaactaaaaaggaaactaactagtaatcccgtactcaatcttagaatCCCTCTTTTAGACCTGTAAAAGTGGTTTATTACACTCAAAGCACATgcatcaaaggcccaacatgtatggaacccaaccctaggcttattcctaataaaacaagcctattttggttattaatctgcatcagctctccccatcttgaaaaaattcgtcctcgaattttgcagtgatgaggtggaaaCAACATGTGAATAGCTGTCGTAACTGTTCCCAAACAGAATTCAAgttgcttgtagacttttggaaggtagtcttcaaggcgtgaaactttctcttcaaagaaccatgatggcataacaaactctatatgctcaacctctgaattaataccaactgtgaatgtcgtatgcatagagtcatcaatgttggtaacattctcatcaaggattggaggaacaagctcttccttttcagcatgaatctcaaagacttgtggAGTGACTTCAcccactacctcatcttccacggCCTCAgtcttggcgctgatgcggtctaaagatggtaaggcagtgctccgccttatgcgaagtggcgccttatggttttttttataaacacattttaaaattacttgatgaagattccaaatatagattttttattggtaggtgtatggttttgttaacacttgagatgtatgggatcagctttactccacaaaaaataaccaaaacaaacaaaacaaaaacacgattcacaaacagggtttggattttgtcaagggttttaagaaagggctttgggaaggaatcaaggaacaaggaagaaccactaatccaggcgaccattttgctctggcagcgatgagcttcattcttctttgacaggagtagaaatatagtagatgaccttagggcttaagcactcattttggcatcatagaggtaagtataataaatacttgtattttttatgtcttttcttaatatttataattttgcttcataattatgtatttatattatatgttaatatgattgatgattgatgattgatgattgatgaagatgaacttagtttattcactttattgatttgttttcttgatgaatatcttacattggtatgaatataaacctttaataattatttaacataagagtaataggattcaactaggatttgagccaaatagattggttttataaaaaaattacataggaacactttagtcgataaggcgaagctttatgcccgccttatctctaaggcgctccgaaagaccctcaaacgcctccgttgccttaccaccttaaaaactatgttctCCACCTATGATTGTATTTGGatctatttattataaatatacgATGGATGGAGACTACTGAAAATATATCGGCTGCTCCTCTCCCTTGccgtctctcttcttcttccctaatccctttgtctctcttctttcttcttctttgattatgGTTCTCAAATTTCTACACAACTTTATGAGGTCGGCTAATAAGGAAAACTGAATTGTAAATAGAGGGAGGGAaggagtgggggggggggggaagagatgAGAAGTGAACAATGATGTGGGTAGGGCTGTCAAAAGGACTTGAACTGACCAAAACATGGTTCAGTTCTGTCCCAAGTTTGGACCTGGTTTAGTCCCATCGAGCCTGCCTTGTTGGCCCCAATTTTGCACCTATGCTGGTCCACTCCTGCAGCCATCGAACCGGCATAGCAGCCTCTTGAATAGTGCATATTTTACTTCCCTAATTGGTCTTCTAGAAGAGCCCAAGCAGCCATTGACCTTAGGGTATGAGATTAAATAGGGAAGAGGAAGGATCTCAATTGGGATATCTACCTTCACTATAATGTTGGATGGATAATATCTTtaattcttaattaaatatatttGTCAATATATAACTCTTATCTTTCTCTCAAAGTAGTAGTTTATTATGCTTAGGTCTTTTTACTTAACAATATCACAAACGTACCTTAGGGGATGGAATAATAACTGTCACTACCTTAGTCCATCACAAATTCCATATATAGAGAATTTGAACCTATGATTGGATGAccaaaagattttaaaaatatttatgaaacaAATGTAATACTagttcatatttttcaaaacttTTTGTAAGCAATTTACAAAATGTACCACTAGATCTGGATTTTGTCTAATCATGTTCAGATAATCTCTCTTTGATATTTTCCCTAATGAAAGTGGATTCCTTATCGAACATCTTAGTCATTCATAGGCAAACACCATAGATCCAGCACATTGACATATAGTTAGCGAGACATCAACCATTGGTACAACAAAACCCCAAATGTCTAACTACAACAATAAGGACCTCTCAGATCTAGGGATCAATAGTAATCTACCAATGAGTATCTTATTCTTTAAACAACTGACAAGAATCTATTCAAGATTCCCATGTGATCCAGTTCAATGTACACATGTATGTCACTCACACTTGTGTCTCAGAATCAACACTCCTAAGAGCACACGCGTTAATATGAACAAAATACTTGATTCCCTCACTAGCTATTAACAATTACTGATTAAGACCTATGGACAATCAAAGCCTGGTAAATATCATGAACCCATAAACATAAATAAACTCTTTATTAATCAATTTAATGGAGACAATTCCAACATTGGTCAACACAAATTTTTGACGACATGTGAAAAAGGAAATATTGTCCCTATAACTGATTCACATTGGTGGGATAAAAGGATTGGTATGGCTGTTGggagttttttatttcatgggaAAAACACACATGTATCTTCCAAAAGAAAACATGCTTATGCTTAAGCTTCACCCATATCACTTGTAGAGGTATTCAAGCTACACATGGAGGAGTTGCGTGCAAAGCAAGAAGAGATCTCTAGGAGAGATGATGAGATTAGAGTTTTGGAAGCTATAGTCAAGACACTGGGTGGAAAAAAAGATTCATCAGCCACAAATATGTGAGTTCAATGTTGTGAATGTAATATTTACTGTAATATTGGATATGATGCTTTCTGGAGTTTTGAACCTATTCAAAGGTGCCTAATAAGGAAATAGATGTGCTTgattaggccctctttggtatgatttatgtttctatttaaCTGATGCATTTTTATTTTGCAGGTGTTTTGGTATAGTTTATGACCTTTATTTGTATTTAActtaatataaattaaaataaattaaaagtcACAAATACTGAAGAGCTTCTTTATGATTTATGATCACAAATcaattattttgatttaaatgataccctttaatgagcacatgttCTATCTAACTGCtcaaaatcaagggtaaaaagatCTTTTGATCTAATAAAAGCAAATATAATCAAACTCTCCTTCGCTGTTTTCTCTCTCGGCCATTTGTTGGAGAATCAATGTCAGAGAGCATCGATCATCTGCAAGTGTCAATGCTGCAATTGGTGGCATAGAACCAAGGTCATACACAGTAGGAGATGACAACCAATGACAGTCAATTGATCTTGTGGAGACCAAATATCATAAATAAGGAATGCATTTTGGCAACTCTAATGAGAAGGGAAAACGAGAGGATGATGAAGAAGGGAAAATATAAGAGATTAGGAGGGAGACAGAGAGTTACTAGGAATGTAAGTGGTGGAGGAGGCTTCGAAGCCACAGTGGAAGGTATCACAGTAGACCTTGCCCACAATGACAAAAGGATTCTTGACAGGGTGGGCAGCACTCAGTAGGGATGGGAATGACACAGTGAGCGAACATCAACGCCCTATCCATGGTTGTCTCCTGAATGTCACAGTATGCGAGATAGAGGGGGAGAAGGCTTGCTTCTTCGGGAGAGGGAGATGTAAGGAAGGAGGAGTGTATGGAATCTGGAGTGAGGTGGGTGACAGTGTTTATAGTGAGGTGTGATATGCAGGCTAGCACtttcattggtggtcagtgctACACTGCGTATATAAAACTTCAGTCCAGAACTCATTCTGCTGCAACCGCTAAACTTAAATGTAAGATCTTCTCAAACAACCTCAGTGAATTTGATGACTTAATCAAACAGCCTACATTCACATGGAgacctcctcttcctcctcgaAAAAGGGTTGCCTCAATCTTATCATACCGATGACCTGTGCGAGGAAATCACAGAGACACCACTGATTTTCCCTCAAGTTAAAGCTTCTGAGCACAATAACCTGTCAACACATAAGAGAAGCCGTTGACCAACAGACACTAACAGCATTGACCTATGTTGGTCTGAAACCTTCGCCAATTCCACATAATGATCAGTAATTTCCTATTCTACCAAGTACAAAGACACTAAGAAGATAGCTCGTGAATATCTGTCTAGAGCTTCCTTCTTATGCTGGTACTTATGGTGGGCTAGAAAGATATGGTATTTAATATTAAGAACTGGAGCCATCAAGAGAAGGCTTTTATTGAATTTCAGATGGCAACACTAAACCTCTGAACTCAGTCCGCACCAAGTCAAAGGACACAAGTGAAGAAGGTAGGTGGATGCCTCCATCAATTGGATACTTGAAGGTAAATTGTGATGTTGCTTTACACACGAAATTCTCACGGTGGTTTGGGATTCATCTTTCGGGATAATAATGGTAATCAATTGCATGTTGTTTCTATCCCCCAACGTTTCACTTCACCCTTGCAAGGTGGGATCTTTGCAATACGGCAAACATTATTTCAGCTATTGTAGTAAGATATACTCATCTTCAGGTTGAGATAGATAGTAAGTGTACGAGTATTTAAAAGATGTGAGGCATAGTCCCTCCATGAGGCGGCTACAGCTATTTCAGATGTGAAAAGTCTTGTAACATCTTtcacctctatttttttttattcattgtaTTCCACAGGCTCTGAATAGTATTGCAGATGccttggctcgaaagacccttTGTCTTATGTGTGCGATAAATTGACCTATTTCCACTCCTTGGCTTTCAGGCCGGACTTTTATATCaaacagaaaatcaaatcagtattttcaaaaaaaaaaaatcgaatcaGTGTCAGAAGGGGCATTTGTTATATCCTGTTAAATGAACTGCTTCCAACGCTTCCAACATTCTCCAATTGTAGACGGGAGACCCCTCAACCATTTTTTTTGCACGAAATGAGTACAGGGGTTCACAACCGTTCTATTTGGATTCTGTAAGATTGGCTCCTGTCTCAATTCCTCCCCAGTCAAAATTAAATTTTCCTAATGAATATGTTTGCCAAGATCACCATTGATTATAGTATGGGCCTAGGTTGGTCTACATCCAATGGGTCCAAGTGTAGGCAGCAATGACAAATAATCGAATTTTTCAGATTCAGTGCAACGAATCGTATCTCATGTACTAAGGTATTCGAATCAAACTTTATAATAGCTTTTAGGCTTACTGCTTTAGTGTTGCTTGCGAAGCATCTCCAATGATTTATAACACTCAGAGCACTAAACCCGTAAAAAGTAGGAATCAAT is a window from the Macadamia integrifolia cultivar HAES 741 chromosome 5, SCU_Mint_v3, whole genome shotgun sequence genome containing:
- the LOC122080330 gene encoding uncharacterized protein LOC122080330 isoform X2, with product MEDKGNANEGWKASLVNLREMAANLDSLQKLIVKKAIFVDEETFAKASLSSEQARIIKALEQRVETLERELDAAITAAARARAEKRQAEAAQRAAELHAQEVTRELENTTKVFKLHMEELRAKQEEISRRDDEIRVLEAIVKTLGGKKDSSATNM
- the LOC122080330 gene encoding uncharacterized protein LOC122080330 isoform X1, which produces MEDKGNANEGWKASLVNLREMAASLDSLQRLIVKKAIFVDEETFAKASLSSEQARIIKALEQRVETLERELDAAITAAARARAEKRQAEAAQRAAELHAQEVTRELENTTKVFKLHMEELRAKQEEISRRDDEIRVLEAIVKTLGGKKDSSATNM